In Anopheles gambiae chromosome 2, idAnoGambNW_F1_1, whole genome shotgun sequence, a single window of DNA contains:
- the LOC1276588 gene encoding nucleoside-triphosphatase THEP1 produces the protein MTLILVTGMPGVGKTTIMRKVSDELAKRNVSIAGFYTEEVRDPRAGDRTGFDVVTFGGQRAPLARIASTGTKNPATVGRYSVCIEQFERLALPALDERQDKAVLLLDEIGRMELKSRAFVERMNAIVKDVGTGRQRFVATVPLKSSGIELIERLKRINGCQIFHVKPTNREEMYGEVRDAVFRLIDSK, from the exons ATGACACTTATCCTAGTGACCGGTATGCCGG GCGTTGGCAAAACGACCATAATGCGCAAAGTGAGCGACGAGCTGGCGAAGCGTAACGTTTCCATCGCCGGCTTCTAcacggaggaggtgcgcgatCCGCGTGCTGGCGATCGTACCGGGTTCGATGTGGTCACGTTCGGTGGGCAAAGAGCACCGCTGGCAAGGATTGCTTCCACCGGCACCAAGAATCCAGCAACCGTTGGCCGGTATTCCGTGTGCATTGAGCAGTTCGAACGGCTTGCCCTGCCGGCGCTGGATGAACGGCAGGACAAAGCggtactgctgctggatgAGATCGGTCGGATGGAGCTCAAGTCGCGTGCGTTTGTCGAGCGGATGAACGCGATCGTGAAGGACGTCGGCACCGGCAGGCAACGGTTTGTGGCCACTGTACCCCTAAAATCGTCCGGCATTGAGCTGATTGAGCGGCTGAAACGCATCAACGGGTGTCAGATTTTCCACGTGAAACCTACGAACCGTGAGGAAATGTACGGCGAAGTACGGGATGCTGTCTTCCGTTTGATTGACTCCAAATGA
- the LOC1276589 gene encoding DNA-directed RNA polymerase III subunit RPC5 isoform X2 — protein sequence MDDEDDPVVEEIPVHLSKALAENLYVLQYPVKSATATFDDGRVVNCCVKPINQQIKVDYALDTASRHYDAFKGEQFALAADGKQRDKTQKLTFRSGTMDKQSFLSAKPIEDVGRYLVCVMQDGEMHATPLKGIVAMRQMFSYFDKQDTRTKAEQKAERDADGAADDEELTQVTVKFAENERMRKAREKSFNYLSEMEAEEPWCETFWHEKTSSTAELEKQKLFSGTGAGGSGRLASDNAALNVRPAEYMELLISKEKTDRNIDSLLPSKVVCMHKLSHLPLEDQLKVLLTDAKVITSQQIFDLLPNRTLPPEKVRRVLMKVGWLIRGNWVAQAEYVYPDGSVSGTNGVTAEQMRNARDYILYRFTKCDRLERSQLVTITQLPVEEIREILCSIAKLNPADRTWSMLLPSNEASLCVEEQEICERQAAYWKARTEFFNEMERKSNIAGSSSGSGGGSTGGGPTSKRVRKRSTRDS from the exons ATGGACGATGAGGACGATCCCGTCGTGGAGGAG ATTCCCGTGCACCTGTCCAAAGCGCTAGCGGAAAATCTGTACGTACTGCAGTATCCGGTGAAGTCCGCCACAGCCACGTTCGACGATGGCCGGGTGGTGAATTGTTGCGTCAAACCGATAAATCAACAG ATCAAGGTAGACTATGCGCTCGACACAGCGTCCAGGCACTACGACGCCTTCAAGGGCGAACAGTTCGCGCTGGCGGCGGACGGGAAGCAGCGCGACAAAACGCAAAAGCTCACGTTCCGCAGCGGCACGATGGACAAGCAGTCGTTCCTGAGCGCGAAACCGATCGAGGACGTCGGCCGGTATCTGGTGTGCGTGATGCAGGACGGCGAGATGCACGCGACCCCGCTCAAGGGCATCGTCGCGATGCGGCAGATGTTTTCCTACTTCGACAAGCAGGACACGCGCACCAAGGCCGAACAGAAGGCGGAGCGGGACGCGGACGGTGCGGCGGACGACGAGGAGCTGACGCAGGTGACGGTAAAGTTTGCGGAAAACGAGCGGATGCGCAAGGCGCGGGAAAAGTCCTTCAACTATCTGTCCGAGATGGAGGCGGAGGAGCCGTGGTGCGAAACGTTCTGGCACGAGAAAACCTCCTCCACGGCGGAGCTGGAAAAGCAGAAGCTGTTCAGCGGCACCGGTGCGGGCGGAAGCGGCCGGCTCGCGTCGGACAATGCGGCACTGAACGTGCGACCGGCGGAGTACATGGAGCTGCTGATTAGCAAGGAGAAGACGGACCGTAACATCGACTCGCTGCTGCCCAGCAAGGTGGTGTGCATGCACAAACTCAGCCATCTGCCGCTGGAGGATCAGCTGAAGGTGCTCCTCACGGATG CGAAAGTGATCACCTCCCAGCAAATATTCGACCTGCTGCCAAATCGAACGCTGCCGCCGGAGAAGGTGCGCCGGGTGCTGATGAAGGTCGGCTGGCTAATCCGGGGCAACTGGGTCGCGCAGGCCGAGTACGTCTACCCGGACGGCAGCGTGTCCGGCACGAACGGCGTCACCGCGGAGCAGATGCGCAACGCGCGGGACTACATTCTCTACCGCTTTACGAAATGTGATAGGCTCGAGCGCTCCCAGCTGGTCACGATCACGCAGCTGCCGGTCGAGGAGATACGGGAGATACTGTGCTCGATCGCGAAGCTCAACCCGGCCGACCGTACCTGGAGCATGCTGCTGCCCTCGAACGAGGCGTCGCTGTGTGTGGAAGAACAGGAAATCTGCGAGCGGCAGGCCGCCTACTGGAAGGCGCGCACCGAGTTCTTCAACGAGATGGAGCGCAAAAGCAACatcgccggcagcagcagcggcagcggcggcggcagcactgGCGGTGGTCCCACATCGAAACGGGTACGGAAGCGTTCGACCCGTGACAGTTAG
- the LOC1276587 gene encoding histone chaperone asf1, with amino-acid sequence MAKVHITNVVVLDNPSSFLNPFQFELTFECIEELKEDLEWKMIYVGSAESEAFDQVLDTIYVGPVPEGRHIFVFQADPPNVSRIPEQDAVGVTVVLLTCSYRGQEFVRVGYFINNEYADPELRENPPLKPLFHKMTRNILASKPRVTRFKINWDDAPANGGVPGGPSNGLLMDGEEEVQPDEMGDGGHTNGSGGGDDQQMVDGGSDSGSQQQHPHHPHHLHHPPGMLGAVHDDDNSIAMPATEMPEFNENSNSLAMEC; translated from the coding sequence ATGGCAAAGGTGCACATCACGAACGTGGTGGTGCTGGACAATCCCAGCAGCTTCCTGAACCCGTTCCAGTTCGAGCTGACGTTCGAGTGCATCGAGGAGCTGAAGGAGGACCTGGAGTGGAAGATGATCTACGTCGGGTCGGCCGAATCGGAAGCGTTCGACCAGGTGCTGGACACGATCTACGTCGGCCCGGTGCCGGAGGGCCGCCACATCTTCGTCTTCCAGGCGGATCCGCCGAACGTGAGCCGCATCCCGGAGCAGGACGCGGTCGGCGTgacggtggtgctgctgaCCTGCTCGTACCGCGGGCAGGAGTTTGTGCGCGTCGGCTACTTCATCAACAACGAGTACGCCGATCCGGAGCTGCGCGAAAACCCACCGCTGAAGCCGCTGTTCCACAAGATGACGCGCAACATACTGGCGTCGAAGCCGCGCGTCACCCGCTTCAAGATCAACTGGGACGACGCGCCGGCGAACGGGGGAGTGCCCGGTGGCCCATCAAACGGGCTGCTGATGGatggggaggaggaggtgcaGCCGGACGAGATGGGAGACGGTGGACATACGAACggtagcggcggcggcgacgatCAGCAGATGGTGGACGGCGGATCGGACAGTGgctcacagcagcagcacccgcaCCATCCGCATCATCTGCATCATCCGCCCGGCATGCTGGGGGCGGTGCACGATGACGACAACAGTATCGCGATGCCCGCGACGGAAATGCCGGAATTCAACGAAAACTCCAACTCGCTGGCGATGGAATGCTGA
- the LOC1276589 gene encoding DNA-directed RNA polymerase III subunit RPC5 isoform X1 → MDDEDDPVVEEIPVHLSKALAENLYVLQYPVKSATATFDDGRVVNCCVKPINQQIKVDYALDTASRHYDAFKGEQFALAADGKQRDKTQKLTFRSGTMDKQSFLSAKPIEDVGRYLVCVMQDGEMHATPLKGIVAMRQMFSYFDKQDTRTKAEQKAERDADGAADDEELTQVTVKFAENERMRKAREKSFNYLSEMEAEEPWCETFWHEKTSSTAELEKQKLFSGTGAGGSGRLASDNAALNVRPAEYMELLISKEKTDRNIDSLLPSKVVCMHKLSHLPLEDQLKVLLTDGKKYTCSFFVSFKPPFLTSRHSPTPLPAKVITSQQIFDLLPNRTLPPEKVRRVLMKVGWLIRGNWVAQAEYVYPDGSVSGTNGVTAEQMRNARDYILYRFTKCDRLERSQLVTITQLPVEEIREILCSIAKLNPADRTWSMLLPSNEASLCVEEQEICERQAAYWKARTEFFNEMERKSNIAGSSSGSGGGSTGGGPTSKRVRKRSTRDS, encoded by the exons ATGGACGATGAGGACGATCCCGTCGTGGAGGAG ATTCCCGTGCACCTGTCCAAAGCGCTAGCGGAAAATCTGTACGTACTGCAGTATCCGGTGAAGTCCGCCACAGCCACGTTCGACGATGGCCGGGTGGTGAATTGTTGCGTCAAACCGATAAATCAACAG ATCAAGGTAGACTATGCGCTCGACACAGCGTCCAGGCACTACGACGCCTTCAAGGGCGAACAGTTCGCGCTGGCGGCGGACGGGAAGCAGCGCGACAAAACGCAAAAGCTCACGTTCCGCAGCGGCACGATGGACAAGCAGTCGTTCCTGAGCGCGAAACCGATCGAGGACGTCGGCCGGTATCTGGTGTGCGTGATGCAGGACGGCGAGATGCACGCGACCCCGCTCAAGGGCATCGTCGCGATGCGGCAGATGTTTTCCTACTTCGACAAGCAGGACACGCGCACCAAGGCCGAACAGAAGGCGGAGCGGGACGCGGACGGTGCGGCGGACGACGAGGAGCTGACGCAGGTGACGGTAAAGTTTGCGGAAAACGAGCGGATGCGCAAGGCGCGGGAAAAGTCCTTCAACTATCTGTCCGAGATGGAGGCGGAGGAGCCGTGGTGCGAAACGTTCTGGCACGAGAAAACCTCCTCCACGGCGGAGCTGGAAAAGCAGAAGCTGTTCAGCGGCACCGGTGCGGGCGGAAGCGGCCGGCTCGCGTCGGACAATGCGGCACTGAACGTGCGACCGGCGGAGTACATGGAGCTGCTGATTAGCAAGGAGAAGACGGACCGTAACATCGACTCGCTGCTGCCCAGCAAGGTGGTGTGCATGCACAAACTCAGCCATCTGCCGCTGGAGGATCAGCTGAAGGTGCTCCTCACGGATGGTAAGAAATACAcgtgctctttttttgtttcattcaaaccCCCATTTCTAACATCCCGCCATTCTCCCACCCCCTTACCAGCGAAAGTGATCACCTCCCAGCAAATATTCGACCTGCTGCCAAATCGAACGCTGCCGCCGGAGAAGGTGCGCCGGGTGCTGATGAAGGTCGGCTGGCTAATCCGGGGCAACTGGGTCGCGCAGGCCGAGTACGTCTACCCGGACGGCAGCGTGTCCGGCACGAACGGCGTCACCGCGGAGCAGATGCGCAACGCGCGGGACTACATTCTCTACCGCTTTACGAAATGTGATAGGCTCGAGCGCTCCCAGCTGGTCACGATCACGCAGCTGCCGGTCGAGGAGATACGGGAGATACTGTGCTCGATCGCGAAGCTCAACCCGGCCGACCGTACCTGGAGCATGCTGCTGCCCTCGAACGAGGCGTCGCTGTGTGTGGAAGAACAGGAAATCTGCGAGCGGCAGGCCGCCTACTGGAAGGCGCGCACCGAGTTCTTCAACGAGATGGAGCGCAAAAGCAACatcgccggcagcagcagcggcagcggcggcggcagcactgGCGGTGGTCCCACATCGAAACGGGTACGGAAGCGTTCGACCCGTGACAGTTAG